A region from the Microbacterium lacus genome encodes:
- a CDS encoding ABC transporter permease has protein sequence MTTAAVGAPGSPRRYLHSLWLLTARDLRVRYATSALGYLWSVLDPLVMSLIYWFVFTQVFQRTVGHEPYIVFLITALLPWVWFNAAVSDFTRAFNKDARLVRSTAIPRTIWVNRIVLSKGIEFLCSLPVLAGFVIVAAFTSAAPVALNWGLLLFPVAILLQTALLVGLGLLVAPLCVMYTDLERTTKLILRVLFYASPIIYSVSDLPGIFPELAAFNPLSGIFTLYRVGFFPEVWDTLSVVVGAVMSLGFLVLGILVFRRLERPVLKEL, from the coding sequence GTGACCACAGCCGCCGTCGGCGCTCCGGGCTCTCCTCGGCGCTACCTCCACTCGCTGTGGCTCCTCACCGCACGAGACCTCCGGGTCCGTTACGCCACGAGCGCGCTCGGTTACCTCTGGTCGGTGCTGGACCCGCTTGTGATGAGCCTGATCTACTGGTTCGTCTTCACCCAGGTCTTCCAGCGCACGGTCGGACATGAGCCGTACATCGTGTTCCTGATCACGGCGCTCCTGCCGTGGGTGTGGTTCAACGCCGCGGTCTCCGACTTCACGCGCGCGTTCAACAAAGACGCCCGACTCGTCCGTTCCACGGCGATCCCGCGGACGATCTGGGTGAACCGCATCGTGTTGAGCAAAGGCATCGAATTCTTGTGCTCGTTGCCGGTCCTGGCCGGCTTCGTGATCGTCGCCGCCTTCACCAGCGCCGCGCCGGTCGCCCTCAACTGGGGGCTTCTGCTCTTCCCCGTGGCGATCCTGCTCCAGACGGCACTGCTGGTCGGCCTCGGCCTGCTCGTCGCACCGCTGTGCGTGATGTACACCGACCTCGAACGCACCACGAAGCTCATCCTGCGTGTCCTCTTCTACGCGTCGCCGATCATCTACTCGGTTTCCGACCTGCCGGGCATCTTCCCCGAGCTTGCGGCCTTCAACCCGCTGTCCGGCATCTTCACGCTGTACCGCGTCGGTTTCTTCCCCGAGGTGTGGGACACGCTGAGTGTCGTGGTCGGGGCCGTCATGAGCCTCGGTTTCCTCGTGCTCGGCATCCTGGTCTTCCGTCGGCTCGAGCGTCCCGTGCTGAAGGAGCTGTGA
- a CDS encoding ABC transporter ATP-binding protein, with protein sequence MGDLAIEVRDLGVRFRRNRRGRRSFKDLFADSSRRSKPGEFWALRGVSFDVRPGESIGVVGRNGQGKSTLLKLVAGVLLSDEGKVQVNGGVAPLIEITGGFVGDLTVRENVRLTAGLHGMSRAEVSRRFDGIIDFAELHESVDTPYKHLSNGMKVRLAFAVVSQLEEPILLVDEVLAVGDKAFREKCYTRIDELLSEGRTLFFVSHNEKDLRRFCERGLYLDKGGLVMDAPIAEVLDRYNADYNAG encoded by the coding sequence ATGGGTGATCTCGCGATCGAGGTGCGCGACCTGGGTGTGCGGTTCCGCCGCAACAGGCGCGGCCGCCGCAGCTTCAAGGACCTGTTCGCCGATTCGTCGAGGCGATCCAAGCCGGGGGAGTTCTGGGCGCTGCGCGGTGTCTCGTTCGACGTGCGCCCCGGCGAGTCGATCGGCGTGGTGGGTCGCAACGGGCAGGGCAAATCCACCCTCCTCAAGCTCGTGGCGGGCGTCCTCCTGTCCGATGAGGGCAAGGTCCAGGTCAACGGCGGGGTCGCACCGCTCATCGAGATCACCGGCGGCTTCGTCGGCGATCTGACCGTTCGCGAGAACGTGCGTCTGACCGCGGGGCTGCACGGCATGTCGCGCGCCGAGGTCTCTCGGCGCTTCGACGGGATCATCGACTTCGCCGAGCTGCACGAATCGGTCGACACGCCCTATAAACACCTGTCGAACGGCATGAAGGTACGCCTCGCGTTCGCGGTCGTCTCGCAGCTCGAAGAGCCCATCCTGCTCGTCGATGAAGTGCTCGCCGTGGGGGACAAGGCGTTCCGCGAGAAGTGCTACACGCGCATCGATGAGCTGCTCTCGGAGGGACGCACGCTCTTCTTCGTGAGCCACAACGAGAAGGATCTCCGCCGCTTCTGCGAGCGGGGTCTCTACCTCGACAAAGGTGGTCTCGTGATGGACGCGCCGATAGCCGAGGTGCTCGACCGCTACAACGCCGACTACAACGCCGGCTGA
- a CDS encoding glycosyltransferase: MPRTADKPEMTSTTPFDPASATIAIVTYNRSGLLTRLLESITKMDPKPGHVVIIDNASVDDTTALVESYREKLGTELVYRRLETNTGGSGGFSEGMRTAYELGSTWIWLMDDDVEVLPDGLARMGAWAPRFKSIQGRRYDYDGSEFYWQYRVAEPLGIPIPFAPAGFDASGFKPMNSGCFEGMFIHRDIVEQIGLPDPRFFIYWDDQMYGWLASRKTTSVIVDEFVLRRTREIKQWDMGIRHMNASSNAYRYYIMRNRGHMKNYYRSLGVYNPVLFGIGTALTFGKELIRLVAVERTVRGTSNLFRGIRDGGKIARDASWQPMPPLVGAEG, encoded by the coding sequence ATGCCCCGTACAGCTGACAAGCCCGAGATGACGTCGACGACCCCCTTCGATCCCGCTTCTGCCACGATCGCGATCGTCACCTACAACCGCTCGGGACTGCTCACGCGGCTGCTGGAGAGCATCACGAAGATGGACCCGAAGCCGGGTCATGTCGTCATCATCGACAACGCCTCGGTCGACGACACCACCGCACTCGTCGAGTCGTACCGCGAGAAGCTCGGTACCGAGCTCGTGTACCGGAGGCTCGAGACCAACACCGGCGGGTCCGGCGGCTTCAGCGAGGGCATGCGCACCGCGTACGAACTCGGCTCGACGTGGATCTGGCTGATGGACGACGACGTCGAGGTGCTTCCCGACGGTCTGGCCCGCATGGGTGCGTGGGCGCCGCGGTTCAAGAGCATCCAGGGCCGGCGCTACGACTACGACGGCAGCGAGTTCTACTGGCAGTACCGAGTCGCCGAGCCGCTGGGCATCCCGATCCCGTTCGCACCCGCCGGCTTCGACGCGTCCGGCTTCAAGCCGATGAACTCGGGCTGTTTCGAGGGCATGTTCATCCATCGCGACATCGTGGAGCAGATCGGCCTGCCGGACCCGCGCTTCTTCATCTACTGGGACGACCAGATGTACGGCTGGCTCGCGTCGCGGAAGACGACTTCGGTCATCGTGGACGAATTCGTGCTGCGCCGCACCCGCGAGATCAAGCAGTGGGACATGGGCATCCGGCACATGAACGCCTCGAGCAACGCGTACCGGTACTACATCATGCGCAACCGCGGGCACATGAAGAACTACTACCGCTCGCTCGGTGTGTACAACCCGGTGCTCTTCGGCATCGGAACGGCGCTGACCTTCGGTAAGGAGCTCATCCGCCTCGTGGCCGTGGAGCGTACTGTTCGAGGTACCTCGAACCTCTTCCGCGGCATCCGCGACGGCGGCAAGATCGCGCGCGACGCGTCGTGGCAGCCCATGCCGCCGCTGGTGGGCGCCGAAGGCTGA
- a CDS encoding O-antigen ligase family protein: MTTAGAPPVRWIALLASADLARAFTIAVFGAVFSAFAIERIAGRVTYASIVVALCVLGLGMLIARRREISLVRLAPTTVLLFIAWALASVFWSQDTSGSFWGWVSLFGLAFLAVTIGHVRDTLQTVRALGDVLRVLLSISLGMEILSGILLDIPIRFLGIQGNIAQFGPVQGIFGTRNLLGFVAVIALITFLIEYRTQTVRLGVSVYSVVLAGGLAALSDSPTVLVLAVAVGLSVGALALVRHARPADRSALQWTFGGIVVAGLAIGYAARHPIIALLGAGSDFATRVTLWNTMVDYLRSKPVQGWGWFGPWNGAEFPFSAINYTLRTSHASGLNAYFDVLLQLGWIGLLLFAGLAGVALVRSWLDASQRRSVIYAWTPLVLIALLVDSMFESFTLTGFGWLLLVLCAVRAGQSRSWRERIDAGGPLLPRIQEAPGGSR, from the coding sequence ATGACGACGGCGGGCGCGCCGCCCGTCCGCTGGATCGCTCTGCTCGCCTCGGCCGATCTCGCGCGCGCCTTCACGATCGCGGTGTTCGGCGCGGTCTTCTCCGCGTTCGCGATCGAGCGGATCGCGGGTCGGGTCACCTACGCGTCGATCGTCGTCGCACTGTGCGTGCTCGGGCTCGGGATGCTGATCGCCCGGCGCCGCGAGATCTCGCTCGTGCGGCTCGCGCCCACCACCGTTCTGCTGTTCATCGCGTGGGCGCTGGCGAGCGTGTTCTGGAGCCAGGACACCTCCGGCTCGTTCTGGGGATGGGTGTCGCTGTTCGGCCTCGCCTTCCTCGCCGTGACGATCGGCCACGTCCGCGACACGCTGCAGACGGTGCGCGCGCTCGGGGACGTGCTCCGAGTGCTCCTGTCCATCTCGCTCGGCATGGAGATCCTGTCCGGCATCCTGCTGGACATCCCGATCCGCTTCCTCGGCATCCAGGGGAACATCGCCCAGTTCGGACCGGTCCAGGGCATCTTCGGCACGCGCAACCTGCTCGGGTTCGTCGCCGTGATCGCGCTCATCACGTTCCTGATCGAATACCGCACCCAGACGGTGCGACTCGGTGTCTCGGTGTACTCGGTCGTGCTCGCGGGCGGTCTCGCTGCGCTGAGCGACTCCCCCACGGTGCTCGTCCTCGCCGTCGCGGTCGGTCTCTCCGTCGGCGCCCTCGCGCTCGTGCGGCACGCCCGTCCCGCCGACCGCTCCGCACTGCAGTGGACGTTCGGCGGGATCGTGGTCGCAGGTCTTGCCATCGGCTATGCGGCGCGGCATCCGATCATCGCCCTGCTCGGCGCCGGCTCGGACTTCGCGACCCGCGTGACCCTGTGGAACACGATGGTGGACTACCTTCGCTCCAAGCCGGTCCAGGGCTGGGGCTGGTTCGGGCCGTGGAACGGCGCGGAGTTCCCCTTCAGCGCGATCAACTACACGCTGCGCACGAGCCACGCGAGCGGGCTGAACGCCTACTTCGACGTGCTGCTGCAGCTCGGCTGGATCGGTCTGCTGCTGTTCGCCGGTCTCGCCGGCGTCGCGCTCGTGCGCTCGTGGCTCGATGCGAGCCAGCGCCGCTCGGTCATCTACGCGTGGACGCCGCTCGTCCTCATCGCCCTGCTCGTCGACTCGATGTTCGAGAGCTTCACGCTCACCGGTTTCGGGTGGCTGCTGCTCGTGCTGTGCGCCGTCCGGGCCGGACAGTCCCGCTCGTGGCGCGAGCGGATCGATGCGGGCGGGCCGCTGCTCCCCCGCATCCAGGAAGCGCCGGGTGGGTCGCGGTAG
- a CDS encoding O-antigen ligase family protein, whose amino-acid sequence MAVHSKHPASAPPAAPAREKTGHLLLRGWCIFVLFMALSGTAWINAFGEIPTAVITIAGGLLSIGLWFGVRPPVQWRRLPWFAIGYVVWATASIIWSAWREATALTLLLLVITTLQGLFIGSVLTWREIVRALASALKWVIALSLTFELWVSVFIGGPILPGFIVPSEPAEDPIVYWSRDNLFDGGRLQGIMGNANLLGPVALLAIIVFAIRFAARAPRRTLLIGWIVVSAFLFVRASSATAFVAAVAVVVVLVTVLLMRRAKRPGERTRYYIAYAVVGIGGLLAFWFLRGPVFEALGRSADLTGRERIWEDVLARANEHPWIGWGFSTP is encoded by the coding sequence ATGGCCGTCCACTCGAAGCACCCCGCGTCGGCGCCCCCCGCCGCGCCCGCCCGTGAGAAGACGGGTCATCTTCTGCTTCGCGGCTGGTGCATCTTCGTGCTCTTCATGGCGCTGTCCGGAACCGCGTGGATCAACGCGTTCGGCGAGATCCCGACCGCCGTGATCACGATCGCCGGCGGGCTTCTCTCGATCGGCCTCTGGTTCGGGGTCCGGCCGCCCGTGCAGTGGCGGCGCCTGCCGTGGTTCGCGATCGGCTATGTCGTGTGGGCCACGGCGTCGATCATCTGGTCGGCCTGGCGCGAGGCCACCGCGCTCACGCTCCTGCTGCTGGTGATCACGACCCTGCAGGGACTCTTCATCGGGAGCGTCCTCACGTGGCGTGAGATCGTCCGCGCGCTCGCGTCGGCGCTCAAATGGGTCATCGCACTGTCGCTCACATTCGAGCTGTGGGTCTCGGTGTTCATCGGCGGGCCGATCCTGCCCGGATTCATCGTCCCGAGCGAGCCGGCGGAGGACCCGATCGTCTACTGGTCGCGCGACAACCTCTTCGACGGCGGGCGCCTGCAGGGCATCATGGGCAACGCGAACCTCCTGGGTCCCGTCGCGCTGCTCGCGATCATCGTGTTCGCGATCCGCTTCGCCGCCCGCGCCCCCCGCCGGACGCTCCTGATCGGCTGGATCGTCGTCTCGGCCTTCCTCTTCGTCCGCGCCTCCTCCGCCACCGCGTTCGTCGCGGCGGTCGCGGTGGTCGTCGTGCTGGTGACGGTCCTGCTGATGCGCCGGGCGAAGCGTCCCGGCGAGCGCACCCGGTACTACATCGCGTACGCGGTCGTCGGCATCGGCGGTCTCCTCGCATTCTGGTTCTTGCGCGGGCCCGTGTTCGAGGCGCTCGGCCGCAGCGCCGACCTCACCGGCCGCGAGCGCATCTGGGAGGACGTGCTCGCGCGGGCGAACGAGCACCCGTGGATCGGCTGGGGCTTCTCCACGCCGTAG
- the manA gene encoding mannose-6-phosphate isomerase, class I — MLAPITNTPRDYDWGSTNLLADLEGRPASGQPEAEIWFGDHPGCPARVADGRPLGDWLRDEGAGTGAPERLPYLLKLLAAASPLSIQAHPSRAQAIEGFAREEAAGIPRDAGTRTYRDDNHKPELIVAISDEFTALAGLRDLDTTQRLLAELGPAGDDLAARLSGPDAASALRDTIQWLLSGDSSATVDDVVAAAARTRSDAFAAEFALVGRLAATNPGDPGIVVALLMNLVTLRRGEGVYVPAGVLHAYLEGLGVELMAASDNVLRGGLTPKHIDVDELVAVLDATPGPAPVVRAESRSGGVFVYPTPAPDFALTRVEVADADVALALTGVAIAVATAGEVTLRGAAGEPVSLRPGQAVLITPDERPVAAGRGELFVAQPGVSGS; from the coding sequence ATGCTCGCGCCGATCACGAACACGCCTCGGGACTACGACTGGGGCTCCACGAACCTCCTGGCCGACCTCGAGGGCCGACCGGCATCCGGGCAGCCGGAGGCCGAGATCTGGTTCGGCGATCATCCCGGCTGCCCGGCCCGCGTGGCGGACGGCCGCCCGCTCGGCGACTGGCTCCGCGACGAGGGCGCCGGCACCGGGGCACCGGAGCGCCTGCCCTATCTGCTGAAGCTCCTGGCGGCGGCTTCCCCCCTCTCGATCCAGGCGCACCCCTCGCGGGCGCAGGCGATCGAAGGATTCGCGCGCGAGGAGGCCGCGGGCATCCCACGGGACGCCGGGACGCGCACGTATCGCGACGACAACCACAAGCCCGAACTCATCGTCGCGATCAGCGATGAGTTCACCGCGCTCGCAGGGCTCCGCGACCTCGACACCACGCAGCGCCTGCTGGCGGAGCTCGGGCCCGCGGGCGACGATCTCGCGGCGCGACTGAGCGGGCCGGATGCCGCCTCCGCGCTCCGCGACACGATCCAGTGGCTGCTCTCGGGCGACTCGTCCGCGACCGTCGACGACGTGGTGGCCGCCGCGGCGCGCACCCGGTCCGACGCGTTCGCGGCCGAGTTCGCGCTCGTGGGCCGCCTGGCCGCCACGAACCCGGGCGACCCGGGCATCGTCGTGGCGCTGCTCATGAACCTCGTGACCCTGCGCCGCGGTGAGGGCGTGTATGTCCCGGCGGGCGTCCTGCACGCCTACCTCGAGGGGCTGGGTGTCGAGCTCATGGCCGCGAGCGACAACGTGCTGCGCGGCGGGCTCACCCCCAAGCACATCGACGTGGACGAGCTCGTCGCCGTGCTCGACGCGACACCGGGCCCCGCTCCGGTCGTCCGCGCGGAATCCCGCAGCGGGGGAGTGTTCGTCTACCCGACGCCCGCGCCCGACTTCGCCCTGACGCGTGTGGAGGTGGCGGATGCCGACGTCGCGCTCGCGCTCACCGGTGTCGCGATCGCCGTCGCCACCGCCGGTGAGGTGACGCTGCGCGGTGCGGCGGGCGAGCCCGTGTCCCTCCGCCCCGGTCAGGCGGTGCTGATCACGCCCGACGAGCGTCCCGTCGCCGCGGGACGCGGTGAGCTGTTCGTCGCGCAGCCGGGCGTGTCCGGATCGTGA
- a CDS encoding WhiB family transcriptional regulator, which yields MTGYRSGVPDNWFVDPVQLGVPGVRRPLADEEGNPLGWQTDALCAQTDPEAFFPEKGGSTRDAKKICTTCDVRGECLEYALQNDERFGIWGGLSERERRKLKRRAS from the coding sequence ATGACGGGTTACCGTTCCGGCGTTCCCGACAATTGGTTCGTCGACCCGGTCCAGCTCGGGGTTCCCGGAGTCCGCCGGCCGCTGGCCGACGAAGAGGGCAACCCGCTCGGCTGGCAGACCGATGCGCTGTGCGCGCAGACCGACCCAGAGGCGTTCTTCCCCGAGAAGGGCGGATCGACCCGCGACGCGAAGAAGATCTGCACGACGTGCGACGTCCGGGGCGAGTGCCTCGAGTACGCGCTGCAGAACGACGAGCGCTTCGGCATCTGGGGCGGCCTGAGCGAGCGCGAGCGCCGCAAGCTCAAGCGCCGCGCCAGCTGA
- a CDS encoding DUF5719 family protein, whose translation MTDRPAFRWATTSARLLAGTLVAIAFVIAVVTSVSIAWPTLGREPAQVAATPAPADSVLVCTGGVLAIGRDAVDASRIETAAPQSVISGVAQGDPTPSSASLSGPTIDGVSAPTVVVAAPAAGARTDVAASGSATVSADDLRGFAASACRPALMESWLVGGSAATGASDVVLLANPGTVPATVQLTVYGAAGVQNPPGGTDLVVAPGAQIVVPLAGLVLGEESPVVRVTATGAPVQAALQTSITRTLVPGGVDQVGAIAASAKTQVVPGVSVTQNPGADGATGTATLVRILSADADTTVTITATAIGAAAGPPTTETVPVTAGIPTEVELPTLVAGDYTVVVTAESPVVAAVWETTGFGEGSDFAWYAAAPEVEAPSLFAAPPGPAPVLALANPTDTAVTVSVDAVDGAFAQQVTVAPGASASVQLTARTVYRLSTEGGGIRAGLTQSGDGALAGFPVWPSDAAAGEITVYP comes from the coding sequence ATGACCGACCGCCCCGCCTTCCGATGGGCGACCACGAGCGCGCGGCTGCTGGCCGGCACGCTCGTGGCGATCGCGTTCGTGATCGCGGTCGTCACCTCGGTCTCGATCGCGTGGCCGACGCTGGGGCGAGAGCCCGCACAGGTCGCGGCCACCCCGGCGCCGGCCGACAGCGTCCTCGTGTGCACGGGCGGTGTCCTCGCGATCGGGCGGGACGCGGTGGATGCCTCGCGCATCGAGACCGCTGCGCCGCAGAGTGTGATCAGCGGAGTCGCGCAGGGCGACCCGACACCCTCGTCGGCGTCGCTGTCCGGACCGACGATCGACGGCGTCTCCGCGCCGACAGTCGTCGTCGCGGCCCCCGCGGCCGGCGCGCGGACCGACGTCGCGGCATCCGGATCCGCCACGGTCTCGGCCGACGATCTCCGCGGATTCGCCGCGTCCGCGTGCCGGCCCGCGCTCATGGAGTCGTGGCTCGTGGGCGGATCGGCCGCGACCGGCGCGTCCGACGTCGTGCTGCTGGCGAACCCCGGCACCGTCCCCGCGACCGTGCAGCTCACCGTCTACGGTGCTGCCGGCGTGCAGAACCCGCCCGGCGGCACCGACCTCGTCGTCGCGCCCGGCGCGCAGATCGTCGTTCCGCTGGCCGGTCTCGTCCTCGGGGAGGAGAGCCCGGTGGTGCGGGTCACGGCGACCGGCGCACCCGTGCAGGCGGCGCTGCAGACGAGCATCACCCGCACCCTCGTTCCGGGCGGCGTCGACCAGGTCGGCGCGATCGCCGCGTCGGCGAAGACCCAGGTGGTCCCCGGAGTCAGTGTGACGCAGAACCCCGGTGCGGACGGCGCCACCGGAACCGCGACGCTCGTGCGCATCCTCTCCGCCGACGCGGACACGACCGTCACGATCACCGCGACCGCGATCGGGGCCGCGGCGGGGCCGCCCACGACCGAGACCGTGCCGGTCACCGCCGGCATCCCCACCGAGGTGGAGCTGCCGACCCTCGTCGCCGGCGACTACACCGTCGTCGTGACCGCCGAGTCACCCGTCGTGGCGGCCGTGTGGGAGACCACCGGATTCGGCGAGGGATCGGACTTCGCGTGGTACGCCGCCGCACCCGAAGTGGAGGCGCCGAGCCTGTTCGCCGCGCCGCCCGGCCCCGCGCCGGTCCTCGCGCTCGCGAATCCGACCGACACAGCGGTCACCGTGAGCGTGGACGCCGTGGACGGCGCGTTCGCCCAGCAGGTCACGGTCGCCCCCGGGGCGTCGGCCTCGGTGCAGCTCACCGCCCGGACCGTCTACCGGCTCAGCACCGAGGGGGGCGGCATCCGCGCGGGTCTCACGCAGAGCGGCGACGGCGCGCTCGCAGGATTCCCGGTGTGGCCGTCGGATGCCGCCGCGGGCGAGATCACGGTCTACCCGTAG
- a CDS encoding metallopeptidase family protein, with translation MAWRRSKEHAPTPARRPSRHGRHGREGRSPIVRPPLPPLETRVDRFDLAVGTAAEFLRSAWPELRDVSFEVGDMPPSTDDDGIPRWRALVDEKRIIMYRLPIERLSHLHRDDDLHRRMMVESSVFRAAAEYLGRDPWDLGPERFRFF, from the coding sequence ATGGCATGGCGGCGCAGCAAGGAGCATGCACCCACTCCCGCGCGCCGGCCGTCCCGCCACGGCCGCCACGGCCGAGAGGGCCGGAGTCCGATCGTGCGCCCGCCGCTGCCGCCGCTGGAGACCCGCGTCGATCGCTTCGACCTCGCTGTCGGCACGGCCGCGGAGTTCCTCCGTTCGGCCTGGCCCGAACTGCGCGATGTGAGCTTCGAGGTCGGCGACATGCCCCCCTCGACGGACGACGACGGCATCCCCCGCTGGCGGGCGCTGGTCGACGAGAAGCGCATCATCATGTACCGCCTCCCGATCGAGCGACTGAGCCACCTGCACCGCGACGACGACCTGCACCGCCGCATGATGGTCGAGAGCAGCGTCTTCCGGGCCGCGGCGGAGTACCTCGGCCGCGACCCGTGGGACCTCGGGCCGGAACGGTTCCGCTTCTTCTGA
- a CDS encoding DUF3499 family protein has protein sequence MRERLCSKVGCAREAVSTLTYDYGDQMAVLGPLGFGGDPHAHDLCAIHTDRLSMPKGWVVVRHETLAQR, from the coding sequence ATGCGCGAACGACTCTGCTCGAAGGTGGGATGCGCCCGCGAGGCCGTCTCCACCCTCACCTACGACTACGGCGACCAGATGGCGGTCCTCGGACCCCTCGGGTTCGGTGGCGACCCGCACGCCCACGACCTGTGCGCGATCCACACCGACCGGCTGTCGATGCCGAAGGGCTGGGTCGTCGTCCGTCACGAGACGCTCGCGCAGCGCTGA
- the ahcY gene encoding adenosylhomocysteinase has translation MSTDVAAALEFHVADLSLAEAGRHQIRLAENEMPGLMALREEFGPAQPLAGARIAGSLHMTVQTAVLIETLTALGAQVRWASCNIFSTQDEAAAAVAVGPTGTVDAPAGVPVFAWKGETLAEYWACTDRIFDWSAEGFAGPNLILDDGGDATLLVHKGVEFERAGAVPDAAPSDSAEYRIVLDTLRSSLERDPERFARLAEGLIGVTEETTTGVHRLYELAAAGQLLFPGINVNDSVTKSKFDNKYGIRHSLPDGLNRATDVLIGGKTAFVVGYGDVGKGAAEALRGQGARVIVGEVDPICALQAAMDGFQVARLESVLGEIDLVVTGTGNKNVVTVEHLLGLKHLAIVANVGHFDNEIDMAGLESLPGAEAIEIKPQVHEWRLPNGRSVLVLSEGRLMNLGNATGHPSFVMSASFTNQVLAQLELFTNIQAYPVGVYTLPKALDEKVARLHLAALGVELTELSPEQAAYIGVPVEGPYKLEHYRY, from the coding sequence ATGAGCACTGATGTCGCCGCCGCCCTCGAGTTCCACGTCGCCGATCTGAGCCTCGCCGAAGCCGGGCGTCACCAGATCCGTCTCGCCGAGAACGAGATGCCGGGTCTCATGGCCCTGCGCGAGGAGTTCGGCCCCGCCCAGCCCCTGGCCGGTGCCCGCATCGCCGGGTCGCTGCACATGACCGTGCAGACCGCTGTGCTGATCGAGACCCTCACGGCTCTGGGTGCGCAGGTGCGCTGGGCGAGCTGCAACATCTTCTCCACGCAGGACGAAGCCGCCGCCGCGGTCGCCGTCGGTCCGACCGGCACGGTCGACGCACCCGCGGGTGTGCCCGTCTTCGCGTGGAAGGGCGAGACGCTCGCCGAATACTGGGCGTGCACCGACCGCATCTTCGACTGGTCGGCCGAAGGCTTCGCCGGACCCAACCTGATCCTCGACGACGGCGGCGACGCGACCCTGCTCGTCCACAAGGGCGTCGAGTTCGAGCGCGCGGGCGCGGTGCCGGATGCCGCCCCCTCGGACTCCGCGGAATACCGGATCGTGCTCGACACGCTTCGGTCGAGCCTCGAGCGCGACCCCGAGCGCTTCGCGCGTCTCGCGGAGGGACTGATCGGAGTGACGGAGGAGACCACGACGGGCGTCCACCGCCTGTACGAGCTCGCCGCAGCAGGGCAGCTCCTGTTCCCGGGGATCAACGTCAACGACTCGGTCACCAAGTCGAAGTTCGACAACAAGTACGGCATCCGTCACTCGCTCCCCGACGGACTGAACCGGGCCACCGACGTGCTCATCGGCGGCAAGACCGCCTTCGTCGTGGGGTACGGCGACGTGGGCAAGGGCGCGGCGGAAGCGCTTCGCGGTCAAGGGGCACGCGTGATCGTCGGCGAGGTCGACCCGATCTGCGCTCTGCAGGCCGCGATGGACGGCTTCCAGGTGGCGCGCCTGGAGTCCGTTCTGGGCGAGATCGATCTCGTCGTGACCGGGACCGGCAACAAGAACGTCGTGACCGTCGAGCACCTGCTGGGACTCAAGCACCTCGCGATCGTCGCGAACGTCGGCCACTTCGACAACGAGATCGACATGGCCGGGCTCGAGTCGCTCCCGGGCGCCGAGGCGATCGAGATCAAGCCGCAGGTGCACGAGTGGCGGCTGCCGAACGGGCGCAGTGTGCTCGTCCTCAGCGAAGGTCGCCTGATGAACCTCGGGAACGCCACCGGGCACCCCTCGTTCGTCATGAGTGCGTCCTTCACGAACCAGGTGCTCGCCCAGCTCGAGCTCTTCACCAACATCCAGGCGTACCCGGTCGGCGTCTACACGCTGCCCAAGGCGCTCGATGAGAAGGTGGCGCGGCTGCACCTCGCGGCGCTCGGTGTCGAGCTGACCGAACTGAGCCCGGAGCAGGCCGCGTACATCGGCGTCCCGGTGGAGGGGCCCTACAAGCTGGAGCACTACCGGTACTGA